GCATCGCGGGCGTCCTGAAGGTCACCCGGGGCGTCAGCGAGGTCGTTGCGACGATCATGCTCAACGCCATCGCCACCAGCGTCATCGGCTACCTCACCCTCGAGAACATGTGGGGCGTGCAGGTCGGCAACAACAACACCACCGGCATCATGAAGGACTCCGGCTGGATGCCCGGCATCAACCTGGGCGCGGACGTCGGCGAGATCTACGGCCTGGTCTTCCTCGCCATCGCCCTCGGCGTCGTCTACTGGGTCGTCCTCAACCGCACCCGCTTCGGCTTCGACCTGCGCGCCACCGGCGAGTCGGAGACCGCGGCCGCCGCCTCCGGCGTCGACGCCAAGCGGATGGTCCTCACCGCCATGCTGATCTCCGGCGGCATCGCGGGCCTCTCCGGCCTGCCGCTGCTGCTCGGCGACGCGCACACCTACAGCCTGAGCTTCCCCACCGGCCTCGGCTTCACCGGCATCACCATCGCCCTGCTCGGCCGCAACAACCCGGTCGGCATCGCCTTCGCCGCCCTCCTGATCGCCTTCCTCGACAAGGCCTCTCCCGCCCTCGACTACGCCACCCCGGTCGCGTACGAGAAGGAGATCGCCACGATCATGCAGGGTCTCATCGTCTTCGCGGTCGTCATCTCCTACGAGGCCGTACGCCAGTGGGGTCTGCGCCGCCAGCAGAAGCGCGTCGGCGCCGAGCTCGCGGCCGCCGCCCAGAACACCGAGAAGGAGGTGGCGGCCCGATGAGCGCCACGACCACCGCCAAGCCGTCGGCGAAGCAGCCCGCCAAGTCCGGCCGCCGTATGTCGCTCCCGGTCCTCCTGCTGGTCATCGCGGGCGTGCTGGTGCTGACCTCCGTCGTCCGGCTGATCACCGGCGCGGACGGCATCACCTCCACCGGCCAGATGTCCACCGCGCTGCGCCTGGCCGTCCCGATCGGCCTCGCCGGCCTCGGCGGTCTGTGGGCCGAGCGCGCGGGCGTCGTCAACATCGGCCTCGAGGGCATGATGATCCTCGGCACCTGGTTCGGCGCCTGGGCCGGCTACCAGTGGGGCCCGTGGACCGGCGTCGTCTTCGGCATCCTCGGCGGCGCGCTGGGCGCCGTCCTGCACGCCGTCGCGACCGTCACCTTCAACGTGAACCACATCGTCTCCGGTGTGGCGATCAACATCCTGGCCCTGGGCACCACCCGCTACCTGTCGAAGTTCACCTTCGAGGACGCCCCGCAGGGCTCCTCCAAGCAGTCCCCGCCGATCGACTCGCTGGGCACCTTCGACATCCCAGGACTCTCCAGCTGGCTGGACACGCTCAACGAGAAGCACTGGTTCCTGGTCTCGGACATCGCCGGCCTGGTCGGCGGTCTGATCACCGACCTGTCGCCGCTCACCGTCGTCGCCGTCGCCCTCGTCCCGGTCACCTGGTGGGTCCTGTGGCGCACCGCGTTCGGCCTGCGGCTGCGCTCCTGCGGCGAGAACCCGGTCGCGGCGGAGTCGCTCGGCGTCAACGTCTACAAGTACAAGTACATCGCCGTGATCATCTCGGGCGGCTTCGCCGGCCTCGGCGGCGCCTTCCTGTCCATCGTCGCCTCGAACGTGTACCTGGACGGCCAGACCGCCGGCCGCGGTTACATCGGTCTCGCCGCGATGATCTTCGGCAACTGGATGCCGGGCGGACTGGCGCTGGGCGCGGGCCTGTTCGGCTACACCGACAGCCTCAACCTGCGCGGCGGCACCACCAACGTGCATGCGCTGATCCTGCTGCTGGCGATCCTGCTGGTGTTCGGCGCCGCGTACCTCGCCTGGAAGAAGAAGTACGTCTCCGCCCTGATCACCGCCGCGGTGTCGGCCCTGATGTTCGTCTGGTACTCCACCACGAACGAGGTCCCGCGCCAGGTCGTGACGGCGGCCCCGTACCTCGTCACCCTCCTGGTGCTCGCCCTCTCCTCGCAGCGTCTGCGGATGCCGAAGGCGGACGGCCTGCCGTACCGGAAGGGACAGGGCAAGTGACCCCGGCCGCCGCCCCGGCCGCCCCGGCCGACTGGGACACGCTGCGCGAGGTGGCCCGCGAGGCCATGCGCCACGCGTACGCCCCCTACTCGGGCTACCCCGTCGGGGTCGCGGCCCTGGTGGACGACGGCCGTACGGTCTCCGGCTGCAACGTCGAGAACGCCAGCTACGGACTCGGCCTGTGCGCCGAGTGCGGGCTGGTCTCGGAGCTCCAGCGGACCGGCGGCGGCCGCCTCACCCACTTCACCTGCGTCGACGGCCGCGGCGAGATCCTCGTCCCGTGCGGCCGCTGCCGCCAGCTGCTCTACGAGTTCGGCGGGGCCGACCTCCTGCTGGAGACGCCGGCCGGGATCCTGCCCCTCTCCGAGATGCTCCCGCAGGCCTTCGGGCCGGACCACCTCACCAAGTAACTCCCGCGCGGCCCCTCTGACCGACGTCCTCGACCGGCGCAGAGGGGCCGCGTGTTTCACTTCAGAAGGGAACCATGGCCATGGACGCCATCTCCGTCATC
This window of the Streptomyces sp. NBC_01275 genome carries:
- a CDS encoding ABC transporter permease gives rise to the protein MKKFDKERVLLAVAGPVIALVAAILLTSVVLVASGKNPFEPYSLMLEQIGYSDIQVLILNQASMYYIAALAVAIGFRMNLFNIGVDGQYRLAAMMTAVVGAHVALPAALQIPFLLLVGALTGAFWAGIAGVLKVTRGVSEVVATIMLNAIATSVIGYLTLENMWGVQVGNNNTTGIMKDSGWMPGINLGADVGEIYGLVFLAIALGVVYWVVLNRTRFGFDLRATGESETAAAASGVDAKRMVLTAMLISGGIAGLSGLPLLLGDAHTYSLSFPTGLGFTGITIALLGRNNPVGIAFAALLIAFLDKASPALDYATPVAYEKEIATIMQGLIVFAVVISYEAVRQWGLRRQQKRVGAELAAAAQNTEKEVAAR
- a CDS encoding ABC transporter permease; protein product: MSATTTAKPSAKQPAKSGRRMSLPVLLLVIAGVLVLTSVVRLITGADGITSTGQMSTALRLAVPIGLAGLGGLWAERAGVVNIGLEGMMILGTWFGAWAGYQWGPWTGVVFGILGGALGAVLHAVATVTFNVNHIVSGVAINILALGTTRYLSKFTFEDAPQGSSKQSPPIDSLGTFDIPGLSSWLDTLNEKHWFLVSDIAGLVGGLITDLSPLTVVAVALVPVTWWVLWRTAFGLRLRSCGENPVAAESLGVNVYKYKYIAVIISGGFAGLGGAFLSIVASNVYLDGQTAGRGYIGLAAMIFGNWMPGGLALGAGLFGYTDSLNLRGGTTNVHALILLLAILLVFGAAYLAWKKKYVSALITAAVSALMFVWYSTTNEVPRQVVTAAPYLVTLLVLALSSQRLRMPKADGLPYRKGQGK
- a CDS encoding cytidine deaminase, which codes for MTPAAAPAAPADWDTLREVAREAMRHAYAPYSGYPVGVAALVDDGRTVSGCNVENASYGLGLCAECGLVSELQRTGGGRLTHFTCVDGRGEILVPCGRCRQLLYEFGGADLLLETPAGILPLSEMLPQAFGPDHLTK